A stretch of DNA from Alphaproteobacteria bacterium:
TTATCAAATTGTATGTACATTAATATAGCTTTGAGTAAGAAAATTGTCAGTGTGTAGTATAAAATTTTAAAAAAATCGGGATGATATGTATTTTAATTAATTATTGCTCGAAGAATTTTTTAAGGATTAGAAATTGTTTATTCTTAATGAAATTAATCAATAATTTCAATGCCGCATCTAATTTTTAAAATAGTGTCTAAATCATCATCTTGTTTTAATATTTTTGCTATTTTATACTCAAAAGAGTTTTTTGAAATAGAAAATCTTTCCGATTTTCTTTTTGGTAATGGCAAATGACAACGATCTCCATCTAAATTAACAATACTAGCTTCAGCCAAAACTGAATGAAAATAGCGTAATTCGTATGTGGTTATCGAATTATGTTGGGTATCAGAAAAATTAGCTCTGTCAGTCCATTCTTCACTAAAACCTTTGCGGGTGTCAACGGCACACACTGTAAATTCTAGAGAATCAAAATGATATATATTACTATCAGATCCCCCATTTTGCCATTTTGTTGAATCATCTAACAATAAATTAAATCTCCCTAGAGGAGCTAAATCTATCGCAAATTTTTCTTTGTACATTAAGTCTATCGAGTCATCATCAGCTTGAGAAGATTTGGGAGTGTTTCTGCTATTGGTTCGGGTATATATATAAGAATCCTTAATAATTATATTATCTTTTTTGTAATCCTCTTTTAGATAGAATGGCTTGAGAGGGATACTATCAATTTCTAAAACATCAATCTCTTTTTCATATAGAGTTAGATTCAATACTCTTGC
This window harbors:
- a CDS encoding ATP-binding protein: MTNDELSILIQQPESDCLDFKQVWHKNKAELLHDILCLVNSYAPGKKRYIVFGVSDTKHIIGLESTANRMFDHDFQDWLSKLPLNRKAIRARVLNLTLYEKEIDVLEIDSIPLKPFYLKEDYKKDNIIIKDSYIYTRTNSRNTPKSSQADDDSIDLMYKEKFAIDLAPLGRFNLLLDDSTKWQNGGSDSNIYHFDSLEFTVCAVDTRKGFSEEWTDRANFSDTQHNSITTYELRYFHSVLAEASIVNLDGDRCHLPLPKRKSERFSISKNSFEYKIAKILKQDDDLDTILKIRCGIEIID